CACGTAAAAATTGCAAAGCAGCCGGGACGCAAAATGTCGGGGCGGAAAACGCCCGCCGGCAGGGCGCCGGGACACAAAACAACGACGCCGCAGGGCGGGCCTGCGGCGGTCTGGTCCGGTCGGACGGCGAGCGGAATCGCTTATTCGGCGGCGGTGCTGGCCATGCGGCTGCGCACGGACGGCGGCGGCTGGTTCCCGCGATAGTCCTGCAGCCGCGTGGCGCGCAGGCCCCGCATGCCGTGGCTGTCGATCAGCCGTTGCCAGGACAGGAATTCTTCCACGGACAGGGTGTAGCGGCGGCACGCCTCCTCGAGGCTGATCAGCCCCGAACGCACGCCGGCCACGACCTCCGCCTTGCGCCGCATCACCCAGCGCTTGGTGTCCGGAGGGGGAAGATCATTTTCTGTCATCGGCCGTCCTGCTGGACCGATGACCGACGCTCCACTGGAGCCATCGTCGCTCATTTCAAGCTCGCGAGATGACATGCGCGGACGCTCCACCATCAGCAGTGTATTCCACGATTTGGTGGTAACCTACCCCTTCTCCGCTTAACAAAAGCCTAAACGATAGGGTTAATGTTTTAAGCATAAAAGGCGTGGCGCATAGGTCCATCCGGACCCATGCCCATGCCTTTGCCCATGCGTTCGGACGACGCCTATGAGGGTTTTGAGAAGGCCCTCAGTACACTTTGGAGAGCTTGGACAGCGGAACCTCGACGCTGCCCACGGAGACCACCGTTTCGCCGTCCTTGTTGGACCCGATGCCGTTGACCGTGCCGAAGGTGAAGGGGGTCGCCTTGATGATGTCGTCCTTCTTCTCGGACACCGGGGCGATGTTCAGGCGGTACTGGCCCGGCTGGACGGCGTTGCCGCCGTCGTCCTTGAAGTCCCAGTTCACGACATGCTTGGTGCCGGCGGTGGTCTCACCGGTCATCGACCGGACGACGCGGTTCTTGCTGTCCAGGATGTCCACGCGCACCGACTTGGCGGACTTCTCCAGCTCGTAGGCCAGCGGGGCCGCCGTCATGCCCTGGGTGTAGTCGAAGCTGTCGCCCTCGAAGGTCACCGTGCGGCCCAGATAGGCGAGGTTGGTCGAGTTGGTCGAGGCGTTCTGCAGCTTCAGCAGCTTGTCCAGGCGGCTGTTGGTCCCGATGTTCTGCTCCACGTTCGCGAAATCGACCAGCTGTTTGGTCATGTCGTTCGTGTCCATGGGCTTCAGCGGGTCCTGGTTCTGCATCTGCGTGGTCAGCAGCTTCAGGAAATGCTCGAAATTGTCACCCAGCCCCTTCACCGCGGTGTCGAGCTTCTGCTCGTCGGCGGTCTTGGTGGTCTTGGTGGAGGTGTCGGTCTTCGTCTTGGTCTGGTTCAGATTCCAGCTGCTGCCGTAGTCGGTGTTGGTGGTGGCCATGGTCGTGGTCCTTCGCTGGAATGGCTGCGGCTGGTCTGAATCAGGCTTGGATGTCGACGCGGCCCGGGGCCAGCGTCAGGGTGTAGGCGGCCTGCGCATCCTCCACTTCGCCGGTGCCGCCGCCGAGGCCGCGGCCCCGCCGGCCCGAGCCGCCCTGCCGTCCCGAATCCTGGAACGACTGGCCGCCTTCACCGCGCAGGCTGAAGTTGAGGCTGTTGCTGTCCGCCTTCAGTCCAGCGTCTTGCAAGGCGCGTTCCAGGTTGCGGCTGTCGCGCTGCAGCAGTTCGAGGGTCTGGGCCTTTTCCACGGCGACCGACGCGGTGACCCGCCCGTCCTGGCCGATCTCCAGCTTGATGTCGATGCGGCCCAGCTCGGCGGGGCGCAGGTTGATGGTGAACTGGTCGTTGCCGTCCGACACGTTCTTGGTGATGTGGACGGCCACCTGCTCCTGCACGCCCATCGGCAGGCCGGCGGACCCGCGGGACGGGCGAAGCTGGGTGGTGGTCAAGCCCGTGTCCACGCCGCTCGCCGTGTGCACGCCCTCGATCCCGGCGAAAACCGGGTGCGTGGGGGTGGTGGGGTGCGACGCGCCGTCGGTCGGCGGGGCGGCGTCCGTTGCGGCGGCGGACGCGGCGGCGGTCAGGAACGCGCTTTGCCCGGCAGGCTTTGCCGGGTCGGCAACCGGTGCCTGGGGCGCCGGCGGCTGCGTCAGGGCGGCGTTGCCGCTCGGGTCCTGGTTGCCGCGGTTGCCGGCGTTGGCTCCGGCATCGCCGTCCGCTCCGGTCCGGGTCGCGCCCTTGGCCTTGGCCGCGGCGAGATCGGTCAGGGATTGCGGCAGCGGCGCGCTGTCGTCGTTCGGCAGGTCGGCGAGGGGGAGGGCGCCGGAGGGCAGCGCGTCGGCGGCCTGCGCCGGCTTGTCCTTGGCGGCGGCGTCCCCGGCCTCGGCGTGGGGGGCGGGCACTTCGGTCGGCGGGCCGCCCGCCGGGCCGGCCGTCACCGGCACGGCGTCCGCCATCGTCGGGGGCGTTTCCGCGACCGGCTTGGCCGTGGCCGCGGCCTTCACGGAGCCGTCGGAGGCGGCCTTGGCCGTGCCATCCTGATGAGGGGTGGCGGTGGCTGCCAGGGCAGCGGCCAAAGCCGCTTCAGCGGCGGCGGCGTCAACGGCCGAAGGAGCCTCCGCATCGTCCGGAGTCGGGGTGCCGGGGGGCGTGGTCCCGGCCGGGGCCGCCGCATCGGTCGCGCCGACGGCCGCCGCGTCATCGCTCTTGTCGGCCTCGCCATCCGGCGTGCCGATGGCCACCGGGGCGACGGCCAGCGACAGGGCGGCCTGCGTGTCGGTCAGGGTGGTGGACTGGTCGGCGGTGACCAGCTCCACGGTGGTTTCGGTCACCGTGACGGTCAGGTCGAGGATCACGGCCTCGCCGTTCCCATCCTCGGCCGCCTGATCGCCGGCGCCGTCCTGCGTGGCGCCATCGCCCATCGCGCCGCTGGACTCCTCCGGCGGAGTCTCCTCCGCCATGTCGGCCAAGGAGGCGGCATCGGCGGGCATCGGCTTGGCGGCGGTGTCGTCCGGCGCCGCCTTGGCGCCGGCGGCCTTCGGGTCCTTTGCCGCGTCCTTCGCTGCATCCTTCGCTGCGGCGTGGTTCGCGGCGGCGGCCTCGCGCCGCTCTGTGCGCGTCGCGTGGGCGGAGTCGCCGGCCTTGGCCGCGTCGGACGCGCGGGCGTCCCTCCGCTCGGCGGTGCGCTGGGCCTCGTCCTTGCGGGCGGCACGGGCGTCGGCCTGGGCGGTGGCTTCGGAGGCTTGGCGCGGCTTGGCCGGTTCCGCCCGGATGGGGTCGGGGCGGGACGGCGGACCGCGCTCCGCAACCTTGCGGTCGGCGGCCCGGTTGGCGGCCGCCTGGTCGGCGGCTCCCGCCGCGGCGGTGCGCCGGTCCTGCGCCGCGGCCTCCGCCTGGATCTGATCGCGCTTGCGGGTGGCGGCCTCGCTGATCAGCCGGTCCATCATCGAGGCGAACTTGTCGCTTCGCGGGGCCGTGTTCTGGCTGGAGGAGGTCTGGCCCCGGACCAGGCTTTCGAACGCGGAGGGCGCGATGTTCGTTTGGATGGCCATGGAAGGGATTCCCCGAAGCGGACAGGTGCACCCCATCCGGAAGCAACTAACGGGCCAGTTTCAGGGCGGGGCCGGCCTGTCCATCCGCGCCTCCGCGCCCGGCAGTTCCGTCCGCAAGGCGGCAATTTCCGCCGGGTGACCGGCGCTTCTTGCCGGACCCGGCAACGCCGAAGGGCCGCCCGGTCGGACGGCCCTTCCTGCGGATACCGGCGGTTCCGATGCGGGTCAGAGCCGGGTGTTCAGGGTGGCGGAGGTGGACGGCCCATGGCTCGGCGTGACGTAGGTCGCGCGGGGCGGCACCGGGGCGGTGCCGTAGGCGGGGGTGGTGGTCTGCCGGGCGCGGTTGATGGCGCCGACCACCGTGTCCACCAGGATCTTCTGCGCCGCGCTGTTCCGGCGCAGCGCGTCGGCGTTGGCGGCGGACGCCTCGTACAGGCCGCGCGTGGCCTCGCGCAGCTGGGCCTTGGCCTCGTCGGGCAGGGCGGCCATGCCCTCGCGGTCCACGCGCAGCAGGCGCGACACCTCCTCGTAGACCAGCATCATCGGCTGCTTCTCGCGCCCCAGCCGGGCCAGCTCGGCGCTGGTGCAGTGGCGCATCACGGCCTCGGTCTCGCGCGCCAGATGCGCGCTCAGCCGGTTCATCAGCTCGACCAGCGCGGCGGCGCGCTCCTCCGCGTTCTTGGGCAGATTGGCGGCGGGAGCCTTGGACGGCTGCGGGAAACGGACGTCGACCTTATCCATGGTTGCCCTCCTGTGCGCGTAGAAGCTCGCGGTAAACCTGATCGGCGATGCCGAACCCGCCGCTGCGGGATACCTGCTTGCCGTACTCGTTGGTCAGCATGGAGCGGAACATCTCCTCGGCATGGCCGCCGCCGAAATTCTGGTCCACCTCGATCCCGTCGAACATGTGGCCCAGCATCTGGGAGACGAAGACGCTCTCGAACTCGTTGGCGGACTGGCGGATCTTGGCGCGGATCGCCGGGTCCACCTTGCCTTCCGCCGTGTTGGGATCGGCCAGATCGGTCCGCACCGCCGTCCGGACGCCCGCCTGGGCGCGCTCGGCGGCGGCGGGCAGGCGCGGGGGCGGAAGGCCGGGAAGGGAAAGCGTCGTATCCATCAGATCACCTCGATCTCCGCCTGCAGGGCTCCGGCGGCCTTGATCGACTGAAGGATGGCGATCATGTCCCGGGGACCCACGCCAAGCGCATTCAAGGATTGTACCAACTCCTGGAGCGTCACCCCGGAATTCATCACGGCGAGGCGGTTGTTCGACTGGTCGTCCACCTGGATGTCGGTGCGCGGCACCACGGCGGTCTGGCCCTGGCTGAAGGGGCCGGGCTGGCTGACCTGCGGCGTCTCGGTGACGCGGATCGTCAGGTTGCCCTGGGCGATGGCGACGGTGGAGATGCGGACGTTCTCGCCCATCACGATCACGCCGGACTTCTCGTCCACCACCACGCGGGCGACCTGGTCGGGGGTGACGCGGAGCTGCTCGATCTCGGTGATCAGGCCGACGATGTCGCCGCGCCGCGCTTCCGGCACGCTCAGCAGGACCGAGGACGGGTCGGTGGCCTGCGCGCGGTTGCCGCGGAGCTGGATGTTGATGGCGGTCGCCACGCGCTGGGCCGTGGTGAAGTCCGGGTTGCGCAGCGACAGGCGCAGCACCGGCAGCTCGGCCAGCGAGAACTGGATCTCGCGCTCGACGATGGCGCCCGAGGAGATGCGGCCCGAGGTGGGGACGCCGCGCGTCACGCTGGCCCCCTGGCCCTGGGCGGAGAAGCCGGACACCGCGATCGGCCCCTGGGCCACGGCGTAGACCTCGCCGTCGGCGCCCAGCAGCGGCGTGACCAGCAGCGTGCCGCCGAGCAGGCTCTTCGAATCGCCCATCGCCGACACGGTGGCGTCGATGCGCGTGCCCTGGGCGGAGTAGGGCGGCAGGGTCGCCGTCACCATCACCGCCGCCACGTTCTTGGTGCGCAGGTTGGTGCCGCGGGTGTTGACGCCCATGCGCTCCAGCATGCCGACCAGGCTCTGCTCGGTGAAGGGCGAGTTGTTGAGGCTGTCGCCCGTGCCGTTCAGGCCGACCACCAGGCCGTAGCCGATCAGCATGTTGTCGCGCACGCCCTCGACGTCCACCACGTCCTTGATCCGCGCCGACGACGCCGAGGCCGGCGCCGACAGCGCGAGCAGCGCCGCGGCCAGGGCCGCCAGCATCGCGACCGCACGCAGCAGGACGGCGGCGCGGGGCAGGACGGCATGGCGCAGGGCGGCATGACGCAGTGCGGCGCGGGGCAGGGCGGTGGCGGTCATGGCGGGGACACTCCTCAACGGCTGTCCCTTCCTATACAAACGGCGTGCCAGAGCCGCGGGCGGCAGGCGAAGGGTAGGATCGGCAAGGGGAAGCGGCGGCGGCGGATGAAAAGGCCGGAAATTGGCACCGCGTCCAACCGCTTTATGTCACGGAAGCGGGGCAATTTTTGCCCGATTGCGGCAAACCTTGACCAGATGTTAAGGTGCTTCCATCTAGAGTATCGCGCTTTTCCGAAACCGGTTGCACGGAACATGAAAGTCGAAGGCCCCGGAAAACTTCGCGGCAGCAGCTCGGTCCGGCGCACGGGGAAGGCCGAAGGCTCGTCCGGTGCGTCCTTTTCCAAGCAGCTCGTCGGCGAGACCAACACCGCCCAAGGCGTCCACGCCGCGGCGCCGCTGGCCGGCATCGCCAGCGTGCTGGCGTTGCAGGAGGTGGACGACGCGACGGCCCGCGCGTCGCGCGGCAAGATGCGCGCCGAGGAGATGCTCGACAAGCTGGAGGAGATCCAGCACGGGCTTCTCGCCGGCACGCTTCCGGCGCAGAAGCTGATGGACCTCGTGAAGGTGGTGCAGTCGCGCCGCGTCCATGTGGACGATCCGCGGCTGGCCGACATCCTTGACCAGATCGACCTGCGCGCCCAGGTCGAGCTGGCGAAGCTCACCCCCTGAGCGCCTTTTCCGGCTTCGTCGCCCACGGCCCCGGTCCTAGGACCGGCTTTTCGGCATCGGCCGTACGGCCATCGCCGAACCTTTCACAAAACTTTGCTTCTCCAAGGGCTTGTTCGCGCTTCGATAGGCGAAGCGCAGGGTTGCGGTTGCCGATGCGCCTACCTATACTCCGCGCCGCCCGGATCACCCTTTTGCGTTGGATGCTCTCGGATGTCGTCTCCGCTTCTGCCTAAGAACTACACCCCGTCGGAAGACGAGGAGTTCATGAATCCCGTGATGCGGGAATATTTCCGCCAGAAGCTGCTGCGCTGGCGCGCGGAGCTGCTGGCCGAATCCAGCGAGACCCTGAGCAGCCTTCAGGAAGGCGGCATCCAGGAACCGGACATCGCCGACCGCGCGTCGGCGGAGACCGACCGGGCGCTGGAACTTCGCACCCGCGACCGCGAGCGCAAGCTGATCTCCAAGATCGACGCGGCGCTGGAGCGGTTGCAGGATGGGTCCTACGGCTATTGCGAGGAAACGGGGGAGCCCATCTCCGTCCGCCGCCTCGACGCCCGTCCCATCGCGACGCTGAGCCTGGAAGCCCAGGAGCGGCACGAGCGCATGGAGCGCACCCAGCGCGACGACTGACGCGGCGCTCGCCCGCGTCACTGGCCGCGCTTCTTGGACAAAAGCCCCCTCCGATCCCGGCGGGGGCTTTTTGTCCGTGTGCTGGCATGTCGCGGCGGTCATCACTGCCGGACCGGCCATGGGCTCCGCGACATCCTGGCTGGTTGCATCCCGGCTGTGGGCTGGGGAATGGGCGGCCCGCCCCTCTGTCGGAGCTTGGTTCGCTCGGGCCGGCCGCGGGCCCGCTGCAATGAGCCGTCAAACTACCGGCCCCGGCCGGTCCCGGCCAGCCTGGGAAACGGCTTGCCACTCCCTGCCGCCCCCAACCACCAAAAGACGAACGTCTTTCGATGACGCCTCGCCCTTCGGCGTGGCGCATTTGCGCCTGCCGAACCGCTCCGATAAGCGCCGGCGCTCCGCCGGGATGACCCCACGCCACTCCGAGCAAGCGAGTCGCGACGCGGAACCGGTGGCGGGGCGCTGAGGGGGGCAGGAAGGAGGCGGCAGGAAGGGCGCGGCAAATCCAGCCGGGCTGCAGAAACTGCCTGACCGTGCGCGTGGGGAACGGCCGGGGCCTCTGACC
The window above is part of the Azospirillum sp. TSH58 genome. Proteins encoded here:
- a CDS encoding rod-binding protein, coding for MDTTLSLPGLPPPRLPAAAERAQAGVRTAVRTDLADPNTAEGKVDPAIRAKIRQSANEFESVFVSQMLGHMFDGIEVDQNFGGGHAEEMFRSMLTNEYGKQVSRSGGFGIADQVYRELLRAQEGNHG
- a CDS encoding DUF1153 domain-containing protein, producing MSDDGSSGASVIGPAGRPMTENDLPPPDTKRWVMRRKAEVVAGVRSGLISLEEACRRYTLSVEEFLSWQRLIDSHGMRGLRATRLQDYRGNQPPPSVRSRMASTAAE
- a CDS encoding flagellar hook assembly protein FlgD; its protein translation is MATTNTDYGSSWNLNQTKTKTDTSTKTTKTADEQKLDTAVKGLGDNFEHFLKLLTTQMQNQDPLKPMDTNDMTKQLVDFANVEQNIGTNSRLDKLLKLQNASTNSTNLAYLGRTVTFEGDSFDYTQGMTAAPLAYELEKSAKSVRVDILDSKNRVVRSMTGETTAGTKHVVNWDFKDDGGNAVQPGQYRLNIAPVSEKKDDIIKATPFTFGTVNGIGSNKDGETVVSVGSVEVPLSKLSKVY
- a CDS encoding flagellar hook-length control protein FliK, encoding MAIQTNIAPSAFESLVRGQTSSSQNTAPRSDKFASMMDRLISEAATRKRDQIQAEAAAQDRRTAAAGAADQAAANRAADRKVAERGPPSRPDPIRAEPAKPRQASEATAQADARAARKDEAQRTAERRDARASDAAKAGDSAHATRTERREAAAANHAAAKDAAKDAAKDPKAAGAKAAPDDTAAKPMPADAASLADMAEETPPEESSGAMGDGATQDGAGDQAAEDGNGEAVILDLTVTVTETTVELVTADQSTTLTDTQAALSLAVAPVAIGTPDGEADKSDDAAAVGATDAAAPAGTTPPGTPTPDDAEAPSAVDAAAAEAALAAALAATATPHQDGTAKAASDGSVKAAATAKPVAETPPTMADAVPVTAGPAGGPPTEVPAPHAEAGDAAAKDKPAQAADALPSGALPLADLPNDDSAPLPQSLTDLAAAKAKGATRTGADGDAGANAGNRGNQDPSGNAALTQPPAPQAPVADPAKPAGQSAFLTAAASAAATDAAPPTDGASHPTTPTHPVFAGIEGVHTASGVDTGLTTTQLRPSRGSAGLPMGVQEQVAVHITKNVSDGNDQFTINLRPAELGRIDIKLEIGQDGRVTASVAVEKAQTLELLQRDSRNLERALQDAGLKADSNSLNFSLRGEGGQSFQDSGRQGGSGRRGRGLGGGTGEVEDAQAAYTLTLAPGRVDIQA
- a CDS encoding flagellar basal body P-ring protein FlgI produces the protein MTATALPRAALRHAALRHAVLPRAAVLLRAVAMLAALAAALLALSAPASASSARIKDVVDVEGVRDNMLIGYGLVVGLNGTGDSLNNSPFTEQSLVGMLERMGVNTRGTNLRTKNVAAVMVTATLPPYSAQGTRIDATVSAMGDSKSLLGGTLLVTPLLGADGEVYAVAQGPIAVSGFSAQGQGASVTRGVPTSGRISSGAIVEREIQFSLAELPVLRLSLRNPDFTTAQRVATAINIQLRGNRAQATDPSSVLLSVPEARRGDIVGLITEIEQLRVTPDQVARVVVDEKSGVIVMGENVRISTVAIAQGNLTIRVTETPQVSQPGPFSQGQTAVVPRTDIQVDDQSNNRLAVMNSGVTLQELVQSLNALGVGPRDMIAILQSIKAAGALQAEIEVI
- the dksA gene encoding RNA polymerase-binding protein DksA; translated protein: MSSPLLPKNYTPSEDEEFMNPVMREYFRQKLLRWRAELLAESSETLSSLQEGGIQEPDIADRASAETDRALELRTRDRERKLISKIDAALERLQDGSYGYCEETGEPISVRRLDARPIATLSLEAQERHERMERTQRDD
- a CDS encoding flagellar assembly protein FliX, giving the protein MKVEGPGKLRGSSSVRRTGKAEGSSGASFSKQLVGETNTAQGVHAAAPLAGIASVLALQEVDDATARASRGKMRAEEMLDKLEEIQHGLLAGTLPAQKLMDLVKVVQSRRVHVDDPRLADILDQIDLRAQVELAKLTP